A stretch of the Acyrthosiphon pisum isolate AL4f chromosome A2, pea_aphid_22Mar2018_4r6ur, whole genome shotgun sequence genome encodes the following:
- the LOC100571412 gene encoding aminopeptidase 1-like translates to MKFVGFKMIFIVALSLMGSVVNSEETIDFKLPTNFKPVSYELNVVTHLEDKFMFEGVVCIRMTCVGATDTIVLHSASLNIDTKSVVVANCGENVIQVSSVSFDPDKELMHVKSTVNFKPCDEYVLTIPFTGNLTDDLVGYYRSSYVDKESNQTRCVIITILIQCTAQVIKKYKKIFL, encoded by the exons aTGAAGTTTGTGggctttaaaatgatttttatcgtCGCATTGTCCTTAATGGGATCGGTTGTTAATTCGGAAGAAACTATCGATTTCAAATTACCTACTAATTTCAAACCCGTCAGCTATGAACTGAACGTGGTTACGCACTTGGAGGATAAATTCATGTTTGAAGGAGTAGTTTGTATTCGC atgacATGCGTAGGAGCTACCGATACTATTGTGTTGCATTCGGCCAGTTTGAACATAGATACCAAAAGTGTTGTTGTGGCCAACTGTGGTGAAAATGTCATCCAAGTAAGCAGTGTGTCTTTTGATCCAGATAAAGAACTTATGCACGTCAAGTCAACCGTAAACTTTAAGCCCTGTGACGAATACGTGCTGACTATACCATTTACCGGAAACCTCACCGACGATTTAGTAGGTTACTATAGAAGTAGCTACGTAGACAAGGAAAGCAATCAAACGAGGTgcgttattataacaattttaatacaatgcacAGCAcaagtcataaaaaaatataaaaaaatatttttgtga